A window of the Lactuca sativa cultivar Salinas chromosome 5, Lsat_Salinas_v11, whole genome shotgun sequence genome harbors these coding sequences:
- the LOC111877830 gene encoding probable carboxylesterase 12: protein MDTSTDEIIKEVPGLVRIFKGGRIQKLYVPNIVPAGTDPSSGVISKDVVISQEVNISARLYIPNPTKSNQKLPLLIFFHGGGFVIETTTSSMYHNFLNLVVSESNVVAVSVDYRLAPEFPLPIAYEDSWEAIKWVAEHVNGNGPEPWLNEYADLQNIFIAGDSAGGNIAHHMAIRVGSDTPSGLSFQGAILLHPYFWGKERVGDESDWIKPEMVAYLDGLWAFAHPGSSGPDDPLINPDMDPRITGMGCSKMLVCIGGNDFMRARDWNYKAVIEKSGWKGKLQVAEDKGEEHVFFLQKPSSANACTLRTRICSFINQA, encoded by the coding sequence ATGGACACGTCCACCGACGAAATCATCAAAGAAGTCCCCGGTTTGGTTCGTATATTCAAAGGCGGTCGAATCCAGAAACTTTACGTTCCCAATATTGTTCCCGCCGGCACCGATCCTTCCTCCGGCGTCATTTCAAAAGACGTCGTGATTTCACAGGAAGTCAACATCTCTGCTAGGCTTTACATCCCAAACCCCACAAAATCCAACCAAAAACTCCCGCTTTTAATCTTCTTTCACGGCGGTGGATTCGTCATCgaaaccaccacctcctccatgtACCACAACTTCCTTAACCTCGTCGTTTCAGAATCCAATGTCGTCGCCGTCTCCGTCGACTACAGACTAGCGCCGGAGTTTCCCCTCCCGATCGCCTATGAAGACTCATGGGAAGCGATCAAGTGGGTCGCGGAGCATGTCAACGGAAATGGTCCAGAGCCGTGGTTGAACGAATACGCCGATCTTCAAAACATCTTCATCGCCGGCGACAGTGCCGGAGGTAATATAGCCCACCACATGGCGATCCGGGTCGGATCGGATACCCCATCCGGTTTAAGTTTCCAGGGTGCTATCTTGCTTCACCCGTATTTCTGGGGGAAAGAACGGGTGGGTGACGAGTCCGATTGGATTAAACCCGAAATGGTTGCTTATTTGGATGGCTTGTGGGCATTTGCTCACCCGGGAAGTAGCGGACCGGATGACCCGTTGATTAACCCGGATATGGATCCAAGAATAACGGGTATGGGTTGCTCCAAGATGCTGGTTTGTATCGGCGGAAATGATTTTATGAGGGCTAGGGATTGGAATTACAAAGCCGTGATTGAAAAAAGTGGATGGAAAGGAAAATTACAAGTGGCAGAGGACAAAGGGGAGGAACATGTGTTTTTCCTACAAAAACCTTCTTCTGCAAATGCTTGTACTTTACGAACTAGAATTTGTTCATTCATCAATCAGGCCTGA
- the LOC111877840 gene encoding probable carboxylesterase 2, giving the protein MDSIENEVTHDFNPFFRVYKSGRIERITGTPIIPPSHDPITNVLSKDVVISLDPKISARLYLPSTAATAVAKLPLLIYIHGGAFTIESAFSTLCHAHLNSVIATSGVIAVSIEYRLAPEHPIPACYEDCWEVLKWVDQAPDPWIKDHADLNRVFLMGDSAGANIAHNIAVRAGVDGTGPGLKIVGMALIHPYFEFRQPGKLWMYICPDSSGISDPRINPAAEPGLLEKIACGKVQVCVAGKDRLKGCGLSYYETLKKSDWNGDVEIMETEGRDHVFHLFDPNCEDARKLKTLLASFFQSNGK; this is encoded by the coding sequence ATGGATTCCATCGAGAATGAGGTAACTCACGACTTCAACCCTTTCTTCCGTGTTTACAAAAGTGGTCGCATCGAAAGAATTACAGGAACCCCGATCATTCCTCCATCGCACGATCCCATAACGAATGTTCTCTCTAAAGACGTCGTCATTTCACTAGATCCCAAGATCTCCGCCCGTCTCTACCTACCATCCACCGCTGCCACAGCCGTCGCTAAACTCCCACTCCTCATCTACATCCACGGTGGCGCTTTCACAATCGAATCCGCCTTCTCCACTCTCTGCCACGCCCACTTAAACTCCGTAATAGCCACCTCTGGCGTAATCGCCGTCTCCATCGAGTACAGACTCGCACCGGAGCACCCAATCCCAGCCTGCTACGAAGATTGCTGGGAAGTTCTGAAATGGGTCGATCAAGCACCCGATCCATGGATAAAAGACCACGCCGATCTGAACCGGGTTTTTTTAATGGGCGATAGCGCTGGGGCTAACATCGCACATAACATAGCGGTCCGAGCTGGCGTAGATGGAACCGGACCCGGTTTGAAGATTGTGGGCATGGCGTTAATTCACCCGTATTTCGAGTTCAGGCAACCGGGTAAACTATGGATGTATATTTGTCCCGATTCAAGTGGGATTAGTGACCCGAGGATAAATCCGGCTGCGGAACCGGGTTTGCTGGAAAAGATAGCGTGTGGGAAGGTGCAGGTGTGTGTAGCTGGGAAAGATAGGCTTAAAGGGTGTGGATTGAGTTACTACGAGACACTGAAGAAGAGTGATTGGAATGGAGACGTGGAAATTATGGAGACTGAAGGAAGAGATCATGTGTTCCATCTGTTTGATCCTAATTGTGAGGACGCACGCAAACTCAAAACTTTGTTAGCTTCTTTTTTTCAATCGAATGGCAAGTAA